A window of Gossypium hirsutum isolate 1008001.06 chromosome D13, Gossypium_hirsutum_v2.1, whole genome shotgun sequence genomic DNA:
ACCCAAATTAACCCACTAGCCTAAACCCAATTAGCCTAAGCCCAACACCCTAGCCCAACTAGCCTAAACCAGAAATCAGCAAACCCTAGCAGCTTTTAGCCTCCATCGCCGCAGCAGAGCCAGGCCTCCTCCTCGCGCATGTTGCGTCCGCACGCGTGTAGCGCCTCTGCGCCAAATCCACGCGAGCCTCCGTACACTCCAGCTGGCCTCCATACCTGCAATAAACAGAAGCAGACAAAACAACAGTAAGGGATAGCAAGAAAAGGGCAGTAAATAGTGCAAGATTTTTTCTGtatttttccttttgattttctGTCATTTCTTCGGCTATATAATGCCATTAAACAGAATTTGTAAGGCGTTACGAagattttataagaaaaaaatacaaaaaaattcaaaaaaaacaagaaagaatACATCGTTTAGGATTCTCCGACTtcgtttgattttgattttgatttgattttatttctttctttctttctttattgtcTTCTTCGATTTGATCTCTTTTTATATACGAAAAGCATAAAGAAAGGTAAGGGATCTTACCTCGACGTCGGCGCCAATGAAGCCTTCTTCCCCTCTGTGAAGCGGAGTGGGATGGGCGGAGGCCTGGGTTTTGGAACGGCAAAAGATGGTTTCAGACTTGTAGCGGTTGAGAGGCAGGAATGCCCAAATTTTTGCCGTGCGGCTGAAatgattttagggtttttgaaatTAGTTCTTATAGGACATTTAAACAACGTCGTTTGGGGCCTGAATCAGTGGCCCCCAAAACAATGTCGTATTTGCTCATACTCGCTTAGTGACCCGACCcaagggaaggatccgcgcgtttcatttaaatggtctatttgcgTGTAAAGTCCCCCTTTGTTTTgtagtatttcaatccaactttctttaattttttatttatactaCATATTTTATTCTGATTTCATTTTGGTCCAAGATAAAACGATGGCATTTTTGTCCTCTGGATTTGAACTTTTGAAGTTGCGTGTTTAATTGTTCTTTTGGTCCTTAGTTTTGGATTGATTGAAAATTTAGTACtttgaatgttgtaattttaatgcgattactttttattattcttatttttgagtatttcatttaatt
This region includes:
- the LOC121225479 gene encoding uncharacterized protein, which produces MRERTNNTIGGTKVWNSEESIRSRTAKIWAFLPLNRYKSETIFCRSKTQASAHPTPLHRGEEGFIGADVEVWRPAGVYGGSRGFGAEALHACGRNMREEEAWLCCGDGG